From Mesotoga sp. UBA6090, a single genomic window includes:
- a CDS encoding metallophosphoesterase family protein codes for MTYAIGDIHGCLSPLKRLIKAIKLKDDDTLVFIGDYVDRGPNPRGVIDFLIALSVNHRCNFIRGNHEQMFLDYLRGAEGSTIWAYNGMETTIRSYGSIRSVPDYHIEFLNETLLYYEKSDFVFVHAGVRPGIPLRKQSSDDLLWIREPFLKSSNPLKNRTVVYGHTPLISGPLVQEGKIGIDTGCVYGGYLTAYRVEDNFFLSERS; via the coding sequence TTGACATATGCGATTGGAGATATTCACGGTTGCCTGTCGCCGCTGAAGAGACTCATTAAAGCAATCAAGCTCAAAGATGACGACACTCTTGTTTTCATCGGAGATTATGTGGATCGTGGTCCCAATCCCAGAGGAGTCATAGACTTCCTGATTGCGCTTTCAGTTAACCATCGCTGCAACTTTATCAGAGGAAACCATGAACAGATGTTTCTCGATTACTTGAGAGGCGCCGAGGGGTCCACAATATGGGCATACAACGGTATGGAAACGACAATCAGGAGTTACGGCAGCATCAGATCGGTTCCTGATTATCATATCGAGTTTCTAAACGAAACTCTCCTTTACTACGAAAAGAGCGACTTCGTCTTTGTACACGCTGGGGTACGGCCGGGCATCCCTCTCAGAAAGCAGAGTTCAGATGATCTTTTGTGGATTAGAGAACCCTTTCTCAAGAGTTCCAATCCGCTGAAAAATCGTACGGTGGTTTACGGCCATACTCCTCTGATAAGCGGTCCTCTCGTTCAAGAAGGAAAGATTGGGATCGACACCGGCTGTGTTTACGGAGGCTACCTTACCGCCTATAGAGTTGAAGATAACTTCTTTTTGTCAGAAAGATCCTGA
- a CDS encoding Glu/Leu/Phe/Val family dehydrogenase, with the protein MAENSLFQNALKQFNKAADVMDLSQSMRQVLSFPKRELTVNFPVRMDNGEIRVFTGHRVQHNIARGPAKGGVRYHQNVTLDEVKALAFWMTWKCAVVGIPYGGGKGGVCVNPQELSLSEIERLSRRYFSEIQIIIGEGEDIPAPDVNTNAQIMAWYMDTYSMNVGHSVLGIVTGKPLEIGGSKGRTEATGRGVRVVAEEALKYKDMDPKEARVAVQGFGNVGSFAAKLIYEEMGSKIVGISDVSGGLYNPDGFDIDDLMEYRDQNDGVIDGYPKGQKITNEDLLGLDVDILVPAALENAITEKNARNIRAKIIVEGANGPMTPDAEDIVLAENTFVVPDFLANAGGVTVSYFEWVQGLQHYFWDVEDVRRALHKIMREAFGSVASTMNKYNIDMRTAAYVDSIEKVAHATKLRGIYP; encoded by the coding sequence GTGGCAGAAAATAGTCTGTTCCAAAATGCACTGAAGCAGTTCAATAAAGCTGCCGATGTAATGGATCTTAGCCAGAGCATGAGACAGGTCTTGTCTTTTCCGAAGAGAGAACTCACAGTCAATTTCCCCGTCAGAATGGACAACGGAGAGATCAGGGTTTTCACGGGACACAGGGTACAGCACAATATCGCGAGAGGTCCAGCAAAGGGTGGCGTTAGGTACCACCAGAACGTTACTCTTGATGAAGTGAAGGCACTTGCTTTCTGGATGACTTGGAAATGCGCCGTGGTAGGCATTCCTTACGGAGGCGGAAAAGGCGGAGTCTGCGTCAATCCGCAGGAGCTCTCTCTAAGCGAGATCGAAAGACTCTCGAGAAGATACTTCTCAGAGATCCAGATAATCATTGGTGAAGGAGAAGACATTCCTGCACCGGATGTGAACACAAACGCCCAGATAATGGCCTGGTATATGGACACTTACTCCATGAATGTCGGTCATTCCGTCCTTGGAATTGTCACTGGAAAACCTCTGGAAATTGGAGGTTCCAAGGGTAGAACAGAAGCTACCGGCCGAGGAGTCAGGGTAGTTGCTGAAGAGGCGCTCAAGTATAAAGATATGGATCCAAAGGAAGCAAGGGTAGCCGTTCAAGGATTTGGCAACGTCGGTTCTTTCGCTGCGAAACTGATATATGAAGAGATGGGTTCGAAGATTGTAGGTATTAGTGACGTTTCCGGCGGCCTCTACAATCCAGACGGTTTCGACATTGACGATCTTATGGAGTACAGGGATCAGAATGACGGAGTAATTGACGGTTATCCAAAGGGTCAGAAGATAACCAATGAAGATCTTCTCGGGCTCGACGTCGACATCCTTGTTCCTGCGGCTCTTGAGAATGCGATAACCGAGAAGAATGCAAGAAACATCAGAGCCAAGATAATTGTTGAGGGTGCAAACGGTCCTATGACACCTGATGCGGAAGATATCGTTCTGGCGGAAAATACTTTCGTTGTGCCCGACTTCCTTGCCAATGCCGGTGGAGTTACGGTCTCCTACTTCGAATGGGTTCAGGGACTGCAGCACTACTTCTGGGATGTTGAAGATGTGAGGAGAGCTCTCCACAAGATCATGAGAGAGGCGTTCGGTTCGGTAGCATCTACAATGAACAAGTACAACATCGACATGAGAACGGCTGCTTACGTTGATTCTATTGAGAAAGTTGCACATGCTACGAAACTGAGAGGAATTTATCCCTAA